From the genome of Perca flavescens isolate YP-PL-M2 chromosome 1, PFLA_1.0, whole genome shotgun sequence, one region includes:
- the rasl12 gene encoding ras-like protein family member 12 produces MSLMFGKVKQCNSAAAADRSPAQCNLVLLGVKGSGKSALTVKFLTKRFISEYDPHLEDIYSSEEMVDQQPVTVRVMDTCDQEGPVNSERYMSWASAFLVVYSINNMESFKGCQLYLHTLALHNKSPIMLLGNKLDMDRYRQVSRCDGELLASRFGCVFFEVSACLDFLSVQRVFHEAVRRGGCVVPAVYISAVPSCPPTCYKELPAPTTATATLLTVKTSRAQSRRKAATLTLLKGFKIF; encoded by the exons ATGTCGCTGATGTTTGGGAAGGTAAAGCAGTGTaactctgctgcagctgctgacaGAAGTCCAGCCCAGTGTAACCTGGTGCTGCTCGGTGTGAAGGGCTCCGGGAAATCAG cactgactgtcaaattCCTCACAAAGCGCTTCATCAGTGAATATGACCCTCATCTAG AGGATATCTACTCATCAGAAGAGATGGTGGACCAGCAGCCAGTCACAGTGAGAGTGATGGACACCTGTGATCAG gagggtCCAGTGAACAGCGAGCGGTATATGTCGTGGGCCAGCGCCTTCCTCGTCGTCTACAGTATCAACAACATGGAGAGCTTTAAAGGCTGCCAGCTGTACCTGCACACACTTGCCCTGCACAACAAAAGTCCCATCATGCTGCTGGGGAACAAACTGGACATGGACAGATACAG GCAGGTGAGTCGCTGTGACGGCGAGCTGCTGGCGTCTCGTTTCGGCTGTGTGTTCTTCGAGGTGTCGGCCTGTCTGGACTTCCTGTCTGTGCAGCGTGTCTTCCACGAGGCGgtgaggaggggggggtgtgTGGTTCCAGCTGTCTATATCAGCGCTGTCCCATCCTGCCCCCCCACCTGCTACAAGGAGCTGCCTGCCCCCACCACCGCCACTGCCACACTGCTCACCGTGAAGACTTCCAGAGCGCAGAGCAGACGCAAGGCTGCCACACTCACTCTGCTCAAAGGCTTCAAGATCTTCTGA